Sequence from the Candidatus Kinetoplastibacterium galatii TCC219 genome:
CTTCAGATTCTCTTATATCAGAACCACTTATACAATATCCCAAATTAAGGAGAACAGTAGCTATACCACTCATCCCAGAACCACCGATCCCGATAAAATGTATATTTTTTATTCTATGCTTCATAAATACTTTTTTTAAACGATTCACAAGTATCAATAATCTGATCTAGTGTATATGGATTAACAAATTGATTAGCTTTCATAGCAATTTTACACAATTCGCTACGTGATCTTTGTTTCAACCAAGATGCTAACCATTCTGGGCTGACATTATCCTGATGAACCACCCAAGCAGCATCAGAATCAATAAGAAATTTTACATTTTCCATCTGGTGGTTATCAACTGCATAAGGAAAAGGAATAAAAAGAGCAGCTACTCCTATGGCAACTATTTCTGAAACTGTAATTGCCCCAGCCCTACATATAACAAAATCTACATCTGACAAAACTCTTGCCACATCTTCTATATAATCTATACAATCTGCTATAACGCCTAATTTACTGTAATTTTGGCAAAGCTGCTTTATATGTTTTTCTCCTGACTGGTGTATCACACAAGGTCTTTCTTCTATTGGTAATAAAGATAAAGCAGAAGGCACTAGAGAATTTAAACTTTGCGCCCCTAAACTACCACCTAACACAAGCAATCTCAATTTACTATTGTTACGAGAACCATATCTAGTTTCTGGAGGTTCAAATGAATACATGGAAGGACGTATTGGGTTACCTACGCACTTTGCGTTTGGTAAAACATTGGAATATCCGCTAAATATGATTTTAGCAAATCTAGCTAACAGCCTATTAGCTCTACCAGCTATAGCATTCTGCTCGTGTATAACTAATGGTATACCTTTTAAAGCTGCTACTAAACATATTGGTACTGTTATATATCCTCCCATGCCTAATATGAAATTAGGCTTCATATTAGATAACATTTTCCAGGAAGAAACTAGTGAATCAAAGAAATGCAAAGGAAAACTAATTATTGATCTAGCGCTATTATTTGGTAAACCATTAAAATTTAAAGGTATTAATTCTATGTTAGAACGAGAAACTAAAATTCCTTCCATCTTTTCTGGATTACCTATCCATATAACTTTCCACCCTTTTTTTATTAACATTTTTCCCAATGTTAAACCAGGAATAATATGTCCAGCTGTTCCTCCAGCTACAATCATGACTAAATTCATTCTTAAAAAAGCACCTCTTTAAAGTACATAGCTCTTAAATATATTGATTGTTGCTTATTTTCTTAGAAGCATAGACCTTACACAATCTGTAAAAACTTTACCACGATGTGCATACCCATTGAACATATCAAAACTAGAACAAGCAGGGGATAATAAAACAGTATCCCCAGGATGTGCAAGTCTAGAGGAGATTTCTACTGCCTCTTTCATATCATGTGAAAATCTATATATCAAAGAAGTTTTACTAAGAAGATCAGCAATTTCTAAAGAGGCAACTCCGATCAATACAATAGCACGAGCGTGATTAACTAAACCCGGGATTAATGGTAAGAAATCTTGATTTTTACCCAACCCGCCCAATATTAGCACTGATTTAGATTCTATACTTTCTAGCGCAGCTATTGTAGAAGCCACATTAGTACTTTTACTATCATCTACATAATTAATTTTATTTATCTCACATACCCACTGTATCCTATGAGGCTCCCCAGTATAATTAATCAAAGTAGACAATGCTTCACTCACCTTCAATCCTACAGATTTGCAAAGTTGTATAGATGCCAGAACATTTAAAATATTATGCATGCCTTTTATTCTTAAAGAACTAGTTGGAAGCAAATATTCAAGATTATTGTGATTTAAATCAGTGGAATTATTAACTAGGTAATCATTTTTACAGTTATTTACTAACCACTTTTGATGATTTTTTAAAGATAAACCAACATCATTTCTCTTAGTAGGTTCATCAATCCCAAAGCTATTTATGATATGATTGCCTAATGTAGCAGACATTCTTAATACCACAGGATCACTACGATTTATCAAAGCTATCTTAGATAACTTTAATAATTTAATCTTAGATTCCCAGTAGTCTTCTTTACTACCATGCCAATCTATATGATCTTGAGTTAGATTAAGAATTACAGAAACATCCGGATGTAAAGAATTCATGTAATTAATCTGAAAACTTGATAATTCAAGCACCCATAAGCTAGGTAAGCTTTCTTCATCGATAACATCCATTAATACTCTAATAGCAGCAGGACCAATATTACCTGCACATTTAACTGATATTCCACAATTACAAAATATCTTATAGGTTAAAGAAGTAACAGTTGTTTTTCCATTAGTACCTGTTACAGCAAGCACTTGAGGAATATAATTTTTAGTATATTTTAAATATTTTAGTGCTCTAGCAAATACTTCTATCTCTCCTATAACTTCTATATTGACAGATATTGCACTACTTATAAGATTTTTAACAACTGCACTATTGGGTGATAATCCAGGACTTATGATTACCAAAGAAACCCCATCTAATAAATCTAATCTAAAATTATCTCTGTAACCTAATTTATATTCTACATAACTATCATTAACTATTGATCTAAGTTTATCTAGGCCAATAGGTTTAATATTTGTATCAACAATTCTTAGTCTTAAGCCTTGTCTATAATACCATATTGCTGAATAACATCCGGACTCACCTAGTCCTAGTATCAAAACTGTAGATTTTTTAATATCATCTAACTTATACATAACGTTGCTACACTTATAACTGCTAACAGCATACTCAAAATCCAGAAACGGATAACTACTTGAACCTCACTCCAGCCGCTAATTTCAAAATGATGATGCAGAGGTGTCATTTTAAATATTCTGCGACCAATACCATATTTTTTCTTTGTGTATTTAAACCAAGAAACTTGCAAGATAACAGATAAAGTCTCAATCACAAAAATACCACCCATGATTACTAGATTAATCTCCTGTCTAGTAATAACAGCTATGGAACCTAAAGCTCCACCCAGCGCCAAAGAACCGACATCTCCCATGAAAATACTAGCAGGATATGCATTAAACCATAAAAAAGACAATCCAGAACCAACTAGAGTAGCGCAAAGAACTAACAACTCACTTGTTCCTGGAACATATGGTAATGATAAATAGTTAATACGATTAATATCTCCTACTAAGTAAGCAAATAAAGCTAGTGATGAAGCGACCATGATAATTGGAAAGATTGCCAAACCATCGAGACCATCTGTTAAATTAACAGCATTACTTGTCCCAACTATAACAAAACAAGATAAAAAAACAAATCCAAATATGCCAAAAATATAGCTAAAATTACCTATCATAGGAACAAATAAAGCTATGTCTGTTGACAGAAATTTGTATAGCAATTCTGCTATTTTTATTTGTCCTGTAAATATCACATAATCTGTGCTTGTATAAAAACTTACAAATACGATAGTTATAGATGATAATAAACTAAAGAATAATAACGAAATAAATTTGACTCTTGCTGTTAATCCTTCTGGATTCCCATATTTCACCTTGTAATAATCATCCAGCAATCCTATCATACCAAATGAATATGTTACAAAACATACAATCCATATAAAAATATTAGACAAGTCTGACCATAAAAAAATACTAACCGCCATAGATAACAATATAACCAAACCACCCATAGTAGGTGTACCATTTTTCACATTATGTGTCTGCGGGCCACATAATCTAATAGACTGACCAATATTCATTAAAGATAAATGTTTTATAGCAAAAGGAAAATTAAAAAAGATATAATAGAAGAAGTTATAAATGCAAAAAAAGCCCTAACAATCAGATTATGGAATAAATAAAACTGAATATTAAAAAATATAGAAATTTTAAAAACACTTCTGGTCCCTATTACGTATTTTTTTGAAAAAGATCTTACAATATCCTCCATAGCCATAAAACGTGATCCTTTAATGAGAATACTAGCTTTTTCATATTTGGTTAGTAATGAAACAATATCCTCTATAGATTCGCAGACTATAGCATTAATTCCAAAAGCAAATGCAGTATGTTTACTATTCATTCCAATTGTAATTAATTTATCAATGCCA
This genomic interval carries:
- the murG gene encoding undecaprenyldiphospho-muramoylpentapeptide beta-N-acetylglucosaminyltransferase yields the protein MIVAGGTAGHIIPGLTLGKMLIKKGWKVIWIGNPEKMEGILVSRSNIELIPLNFNGLPNNSARSIISFPLHFFDSLVSSWKMLSNMKPNFILGMGGYITVPICLVAALKGIPLVIHEQNAIAGRANRLLARFAKIIFSGYSNVLPNAKCVGNPIRPSMYSFEPPETRYGSRNNSKLRLLVLGGSLGAQSLNSLVPSALSLLPIEERPCVIHQSGEKHIKQLCQNYSKLGVIADCIDYIEDVARVLSDVDFVICRAGAITVSEIVAIGVAALFIPFPYAVDNHQMENVKFLIDSDAAWVVHQDNVSPEWLASWLKQRSRSELCKIAMKANQFVNPYTLDQIIDTCESFKKSIYEA
- the murD gene encoding UDP-N-acetylmuramoyl-L-alanine--D-glutamate ligase, translated to MYKLDDIKKSTVLILGLGESGCYSAIWYYRQGLRLRIVDTNIKPIGLDKLRSIVNDSYVEYKLGYRDNFRLDLLDGVSLVIISPGLSPNSAVVKNLISSAISVNIEVIGEIEVFARALKYLKYTKNYIPQVLAVTGTNGKTTVTSLTYKIFCNCGISVKCAGNIGPAAIRVLMDVIDEESLPSLWVLELSSFQINYMNSLHPDVSVILNLTQDHIDWHGSKEDYWESKIKLLKLSKIALINRSDPVVLRMSATLGNHIINSFGIDEPTKRNDVGLSLKNHQKWLVNNCKNDYLVNNSTDLNHNNLEYLLPTSSLRIKGMHNILNVLASIQLCKSVGLKVSEALSTLINYTGEPHRIQWVCEINKINYVDDSKSTNVASTIAALESIESKSVLILGGLGKNQDFLPLIPGLVNHARAIVLIGVASLEIADLLSKTSLIYRFSHDMKEAVEISSRLAHPGDTVLLSPACSSFDMFNGYAHRGKVFTDCVRSMLLRK
- the mraY gene encoding phospho-N-acetylmuramoyl-pentapeptide-transferase, with the protein product MNIGQSIRLCGPQTHNVKNGTPTMGGLVILLSMAVSIFLWSDLSNIFIWIVCFVTYSFGMIGLLDDYYKVKYGNPEGLTARVKFISLLFFSLLSSITIVFVSFYTSTDYVIFTGQIKIAELLYKFLSTDIALFVPMIGNFSYIFGIFGFVFLSCFVIVGTSNAVNLTDGLDGLAIFPIIMVASSLALFAYLVGDINRINYLSLPYVPGTSELLVLCATLVGSGLSFLWFNAYPASIFMGDVGSLALGGALGSIAVITRQEINLVIMGGIFVIETLSVILQVSWFKYTKKKYGIGRRIFKMTPLHHHFEISGWSEVQVVIRFWILSMLLAVISVATLCIS